From a single Pempheris klunzingeri isolate RE-2024b chromosome 2, fPemKlu1.hap1, whole genome shotgun sequence genomic region:
- the LOC139217679 gene encoding transcription factor HES-1-like, translating into MKPAEIRFSLQRPLQHRHPAMTPTITAAMTNSQELLTLTHKIRKPLVEKLRRERINSSIEQLKSLLSPEFLKQQPDSKLEKADILEMTVCFLTKLQQENQQQRRLLNHFNTLQSSSDKNLREADFSPLSSSVHTSITKDKSPVTSAPWRPW; encoded by the exons ATGAAGCCAGCAGAGATCAGATTCTCTCTACAGAGACCTCTACAGCACAGACATCCAGCCATGACTCCTACAATCACTGCAGCAATGACCAATTCTCAGGAGCTTCTCACTCTGACCCACAAG ATCAGAAAGCCTCTGGTGGAGAAGTTACGTAGAGAGCGAATCAACAGCAGCATTGAGCAGCTCAAGTCTCTCCTGAGTCCAGAGTTcctcaaacagcagccagactcCAAGCTGGAGAAAGCAGACATCCTGGAGATGACAGTTTGCTTCCTGACAAAGCTGCAACAGgagaaccagcagcagagaagacTGCTGAACCACTTCAACACGCTGCAGTCTTCGTCTGATAAGAACCTGAGAGAGGCTGATTTctctcctctgagctcctcagTCCACACCAGCATCACTAAAGACAAGAGTCCAGTCACcagcgccccctggaggccgtGGTAG